In bacterium CG_4_10_14_0_2_um_filter_33_32, the genomic window AAAATTTTTTATAGGGTACATAAATGGATAAACAACAAATTTGGGCAACGGTATTAGGAGAATTAGAACTATCCTTAAGTAAAGCTAACTTTACCACTTGGTTTAAAAACACCTCTGTTTTAGATTATGACACAAAAAAAGTAACCATAGCTGTACCAAATACTTTTACAAAAGATTGGCTAAAGAAAAAGTACGAAGCCAATATATTGGAAGCCCTCAAAAATGTTATAGGTGGGGTAGAAAAAATAGAATACGAGGTTAAATCTCCGATGGAAATAAAGGAAGTCAAGCTTCACACCGAAACAAAACAGGAATTACCAGAAGAAAAACCATTAAACTATTCTATAAATCCAAGATACACCTTTGAAAGCTTTATTGTTGGAAACTCCAATAAGCTTGCGCACGCTGCTTGTTTGGGTGTTGCAAAATCCCCTGGCAAAAAATATAACCCTCTTTTTATTTATGGAGGGGTGGGACTGGGAAAAACTCATTTAATCCAAGGTATCGGTAATGAAATATTACAGCAATCACCAAAGAAAAAGGTTCTTTATATACCATCAGAAAAATTCGTTAATGATTTTATTGCATCCATTAGCTCACAAAGAACAAATGACTTCAAAAACAAATATAGAAACGTAGATGTTTTGATGATTGACGATATTCAGTTTTTAGCTGGAAAGGAAAGCACACAAGAAGAGTTTTTCCATACTTTTAACACTTTATATGAGCTGAATAAACAGATTGTACTATCCAGTGATAGACCTCCCAGGGCCCTAAATACACTAGAGGAAAGAATCCGCTCTAGATTTGAAGGAGGTATGATTGTAGATATTCAAGCTCCAGACTTGGAAACCAGAATTGCAATTTTATCAGCTAAATGTAAAAGCAAGGATATAAAAATGCCAATAGAGGTTATGGAATTTATAGCTCAAAGCATACAACAAAATGTAAGGGAGTTAGAGGGGGCGCTTACAAGAGTAGTTGCTTACAGTGAACTGAATAACACTTCCCCTTCTATAGAAGTTGCAAAATCATCCCTGGAAACGGTGTTAAGCAGGTCAAAAAATCGAACAATAAAAATTCAAGAGGTTTTAGACGCAGTTTCAATATCTTTTGATATACGAATAAAAGATTTATTAAGCCCCAAAAGAAATAAAGAAATAGTATTGCCAAGACAAATTATTATGTATTTATTAAGAGAGGACCTTCACTTGTCTTTTCCTCAAATAGCAAAAGCCCTGGGAGGTAGAGATCACACAACAATAATGCATGGGTATAGGAAAATGAAAAACTTAATTAAAGAAAAGGATACATTAAGACACGATATAGATGCAGTAAAAGACAAAATTTACACAATATAGTAGTGTGGATAAGTAACTGTTTTTTTGTGGATAACTTCAGAGGAACTGCGGATAAAATTATGTCTTTAAAAAAGATTTTTTATCCACAGGAATATCATCTTTTTACTAACATACTTTTAAACACCTTTTTTGCTTATATTTACGTTTAAATGTTTACTTATCCCTATTATTCACACCCCTTACTATTACTACTGTATTAATAAATAATAAATAATTATAATAAGAGAAGGGAAGAAAGAGAGGATAAAATGAAATTTCTGTGTTTACAAGAAAATCTAAACAAAGGTTTAAATCAAGTAAGCAGAATAGCAACAAGCAAAAGCTCATTACCCATACTAGAAAATGTTTTATTAAAAACAGAAGGCGGAAGATTAAAGATGATTACAACGGATCTTGAGGCGGTAATAATACAATGGGTTGGGGGAAAAGTTGAAAAAGAGGGAATAATTACTTTGCCATGCAGACTGTTTACAGAATATGTAAGCTCTGTTCCAAACAATAAGATAGAATTAATTTCTGAAAATGATACAGACTTATCTATATTAACAGATGAA contains:
- the dnaA gene encoding chromosomal replication initiator protein DnaA produces the protein MDKQQIWATVLGELELSLSKANFTTWFKNTSVLDYDTKKVTIAVPNTFTKDWLKKKYEANILEALKNVIGGVEKIEYEVKSPMEIKEVKLHTETKQELPEEKPLNYSINPRYTFESFIVGNSNKLAHAACLGVAKSPGKKYNPLFIYGGVGLGKTHLIQGIGNEILQQSPKKKVLYIPSEKFVNDFIASISSQRTNDFKNKYRNVDVLMIDDIQFLAGKESTQEEFFHTFNTLYELNKQIVLSSDRPPRALNTLEERIRSRFEGGMIVDIQAPDLETRIAILSAKCKSKDIKMPIEVMEFIAQSIQQNVRELEGALTRVVAYSELNNTSPSIEVAKSSLETVLSRSKNRTIKIQEVLDAVSISFDIRIKDLLSPKRNKEIVLPRQIIMYLLREDLHLSFPQIAKALGGRDHTTIMHGYRKMKNLIKEKDTLRHDIDAVKDKIYTI